The genomic interval CTACTTTTGAAACCATGCATATAAAAAGTGATTCGGAGTATAAATTATTACCGCTTCCGAGGGGTACAAGGACGAGGCCTCCGGGGTGAACCGGTCCCGGCTTCCCGTATAACCCTCCGTCACTCCTCGGGGTCCGCTCGGTCCTCCGTCATCGTGGCGACCGTGTTCCGGACGAACCGCATCGCGGTCGCGATTTCCATCAGCCCCTCCATCAGCGCCTGCTTGCTCTCGGCGTCGCTCGTCGTCGTCGAGCAGCGCCGCGGTCCGGTCGGTGTCGAAGGCGTTCTTGCCCACGATTCGGAGCGGCCCCCACGTCTCCTCCTTGGTGGTCCACATGTCGGCGCTACGCCGAGAGACCGGAAACGGATTCTCGCCGAGTCAGGACGGTAGCGGACAGAGGCTCGCGGTCAACACGACCGTCTCGTCGGTGTCGTTTCGCGCGCCGTGGACGACGCCGCGCTCGTGGAGGACCACGCCGGGCGCTTCGACCTCCTCCTCCTCGTCGCCCTGAATCACGGTCGCGGTGCCGTCGAGGACGTGGAAGACGTTGGTCGCGTCGGCGTGGTCGTGCGGGCTCAGCTCCGCGCCCGGACCGAGCGCGAACGCCTTCACCAGCACGTCGTCGGTCACGGCCAGTTCCGCGTCGAGGACTTCGCCCGCGTCCGGGTCCAAGTCCGGGTACCTGTCGAGTCCCATACCTCGATGAACGCGTGGCCGAGTCTTAAAGGTCGGTCCGACGCCGGGCGGGTCGGACCGACCGGAGCGGATGGAATCGGGAGAGCAAAGGGCGGGTGTGGGTGGGTGCCGGTCGCGTGCCTCTGTGCCGGTCGGATGGAACGACGAGCGAACGGCGAGGCGGTCGGGCGTCGCGTTAGCGGAACCCGGGCCGGTGGGCGGGTCCGGCCCGG from Halorussus salilacus carries:
- a CDS encoding cupin domain-containing protein → MGLDRYPDLDPDAGEVLDAELAVTDDVLVKAFALGPGAELSPHDHADATNVFHVLDGTATVIQGDEEEEVEAPGVVLHERGVVHGARNDTDETVVLTASLCPLPS